One window of the Mytilus galloprovincialis chromosome 14, xbMytGall1.hap1.1, whole genome shotgun sequence genome contains the following:
- the LOC143059660 gene encoding putative nuclear hormone receptor HR38 isoform X2, translated as MLLLQPQAAFTSQASFLGDLPAPFASCGTQSGSADIGIFPSSAGFQGTMPSDTSYASEDIPSDIFQGGFDSSAFQNIQQGYPETYSYEGAFMVDKESAKQLGAMYSQENQSFPGSQPKYTDSMMSYEGSFQAFPAQDCDLLPQRYISDTKQKFTYPSPHELFQAPHIGYSEIDQKHPPFSSHQSFSDASNIFCRDRSSFPSYGQGFYDNRSLPHTETDRTHYRPGDLNVVRQGFTRRPPLTIPMPPGTPEGMDVQKFHIKSPATPSTPSSTRSSPGREQPQKESLLCAVCGDNAACQHYGVRTCEGCKGFFKRTVQKNAKYVCLADKNCPVDKRRRNRCQFCRFQKCLVVGMVKEVVRTDSLKGRRGRLPSKPKSPQESPPSPPVSLITALVRAHVDSSPDIPNLDYSKFEVPSGSTSPTSHEEKIRLFYDIILTSMDILKAWAEKIPGFCDLCKEDQDLLFKSASLELFVLRIAYRVHPNDDQIIFDNGQVFHRDEIRSIFGEWIDSIVDFGLSLHRNNLDISSLACMAALTLVTTRHGVKDQKKMEDLQMKIIDCLRDHCTYNSDAQKKPHLFSYILSTEAELRTLSREGLQRMLFFKLEDIFQAPPIIEDTYLSSALPF; from the exons gCTGCCTTCACATCTCAAGCCAGTTTTCTGGGAGATTTGCCTGCACCGTTTGCTTCGTGCGGGACACAGTCAGGTAGTGCGGACATCGGCATATTTCCATCATCTGCAGGATTTCAAGGAACAATGCCTTCGGATACATCATACGCATCAGAAGATATTCCTTCTGATATTTTTCAGGGCGGCTTCGATTCATCTGCTTTTCAAAACATACAACAGGGCTATCCAGAAACCTACAGTTACGAAGGAGCATTCATGGTGGACAAAGAGTCAGCTAAACAGCTAGGAGCTATGTATTCACAGGAAAATCAAAGTTTCCCAGGATCTCAACCAAAGTATACCGATTCCATGATGTCTTACGAAGGCAGTTTTCAAGCATTTCCGGCACAGGACTGTGACTTATTACCACAAAGATACATCAGTGACACTAAACAAAAATTCACTTATCCATCACCTCATGAACTGTTCCAAGCACCTCATATTGGATATTCCGAAATCGATCAAAAACATCCGCCATTCAGTTCTCATCAAAGTTTTAGTGATGCTTCAAACATTTTCTGCAGAGACAGAAGCAGTTTTCCTAGTTACGGTCAGGGTTTCTATGACAACCGAAGTTTACCTCACACGGAGACTGATAGGACTCATTATCGTCCTGGAGATTTAAATGTAGTGCGTCAGGGTTTCACCCGTAGACCGCCTCTAACAATTCCAATGCCTCCTGGTACCCCAGAAGG AATGgatgttcagaaatttcatatCAAATCACCAGCTACCCCTTCCACACCGAGTTCTACAAGGTCTTCCCCTGGGAGGGAACAACCACAGAAGGAGAGTCTATTGTGTGCAGTTTGTGGCGACAATGCTGCTTGTCAACATTACGGAGTCAGAACCTGTGAGGGATGCAAGGGATTTTTCAAG AGAACAGTACAGAAAAATGCCAAGTACGTGTGTTTGGCCGATAAAAATTGTCCAGTAGACAAGCGAAGACGGAACAGATGCCAGTTTTGCAGATTCCAAAAGTGTCTGGTTGTTGGCATGGTCAAAGAAG TTGTGAGAACAGACAGTTTAAAAGGCAGACGTGGTCGGCTTCCATCAAAGCCAAAAAGTCCACAAGAATCACCACCTTCACCCCCAGTCAGCCTCATTACTGCATTAGTCCGAGCACATGTAGATTCTTCCCCAGACATTCCAAATCTGGACTACAGTAAG TTTGAAGTGCCTTCCGGTTCAACAAGCCCAACCTCACATGAAGAAAAAATCAGGCTTTTCTATGATATTATCCTCACCTCCATGGATATACTGAAAGCATGGGCAGAAAAAATCCCGGGCTTCTGTGACCTGTGCAAAGAAGATCAAGATCTTCTTTTCAAATCAGCATCATTAGAACTCTTTGTTTTGCGGATAGCATACAG AGTTCATCCAAATGATGACCAGATAATTTTTGACAATGGCCAGGTATTCCACAGAGACGAGATCAGAAGTATATTTGGAGAATGGATAGATTCCATTGTCGACTTTGGGCTGTCTCTCCACAGAAACAACCTAGACATTTCATCACTTGCTTGTATGGCAGCTCTAACTCTTGTCACAA cacgGCATGGAGtcaaagatcaaaagaaaatggaagatttacaaatgaaaatcatagACTGTTTGCGTGATCACTGTACATACAATAGTGACGCACAGAAGAAGCCACATTTATTTTCCTACATTCTCAGTACGGAAGCAGAACTTAGAACATTAAGCCGAGAAGGGCTTCAACGAATGTTGTTTTTTAAACTGGAAGACATTTTTCAGGCCCCACCTATCATTGAAGATACTTATTTATCAAGTGCACTACCATTTTAA